The DNA segment ggatgatcgtggaggactgtctcccgtgggagggagcccagggcggagcaggggaggagtgtgaggagtcctccccctgaggaggaaggggcggcagagaccaggggtgatggagtgaccccaagccccatccctgccccctgcgccggggggggagcagggagagaaatggggagcaaagctgagcccgggcaggagggctggggggaagggctttggagatgtggttgtatttctcactgtcctgctctgccggattggtacatcgggggtggggggttcaaatgccattgctgttctttcttcctccccgatgGAGTCTCTCTGTTGCTCAAGGCAATAATGGGGGAGTAACCCCTCCTGTTCTTATCTGGATCCGCCTCAGCCATTAGAAAAATTTTCCTCCCTATCCCAGTGGGGGAAATGGCAAAGGAACATCTGGGGGGGGCTCAGGAGCCCTCGGGGCTCAAAGCCCAACACGGCGTTAAGGGGCAAGGCCATGaagggggtgaggaggaggagaagggaagggagggagccgagcaggcagagccatgcaggcggtgggtgctcttcatgtgccttaagagcccccagctgagcccctttggtcccccccaggcgctgggacagccgagcagaaggaggagcagtgccagcccagggcagagcagagggggatgctgcaagggccccaagaggagccccagagccccgcggtggccgtggagcacgatggccaacagcagccccgggatacgcaagggagccgcggaaagAGGagaccccgaaaatgctctttcaaagggacgtactgTGAAGACCCTCAAGATGACACAACCCAACCACCAAGGACCTCAAGACGGAAGGAgcacaagtgtgagcactgtgggaaggtcttcactTTTGGGATCTATTTGTCCATTCACCGACggatccacacgggagagaagccctacaagtgctggGACTGTGGGAGGAGCTTCACGCAGAGAGTACACCTCCAgggtcaccagaggacacacaccaaggagaagccctttatCTGCAgcacgtgtgggaaacgcttctcctttAGCTCCAACCTCCTTCTCCACCAACGcatccacacaggagagagaccctACCGCTGCTCACACTGCGAGATGAGGTTCTTCCGGTTTTATTGCCTCAAGAGGCATGAGAGGACCGTCCATCCTGGTGAGTCCTCCGGGGGGGCTTAACCCCATATCAAGCTGTGCTCACTTctgaaatggagaggagggggtttgggggtggttgGGCCAGAATTTGGtccggacctggctgggcatccatgtccccatgggcggggtgagtgatggcctcctcctgactcctcctggtaaattacttttccctccactcatcggttttctcacctttccccctcccgggttcacccccagagggtggaagcagccaagagcccaaccctgccccatcccgacctgccccatctccatccccggccctccTGGGGGAAGGGAGGAATTACAAGGGGGTTAAAATtgagagcaaggaggagaagggaagggagggagccgagcaggcagagccatgcaggaggtgggtgctcttcatgtgtcttaagagcccccagctgagcccctttggtcccccccaggcactgggacagccgagcagaaggaggagcagtgccagcccagggcagagcagagggggatgctgcaagggccccaagaggagccccagagccccgcggtggccgtggagcacgatggccaacagcagccccgggatacgcaagggagccgcggaacgggggaaccccgaaaatgctctttcaaagggacgtacggtgaAGACCTTCAAGATGACACAACCCAATTACCGAGGACTTCGAGACAGAAGGAGCACAAGtgtgagcagtgtgggaaggTCTTTCCCTGGGGGAGCACCTTGAGACTTCACCGACggatccacacgggagagaagccctacaagtgccaggattgtgggaagagcttcgCGCTGAGTGCGTACCTCAtgagtcaccagaggacacacatgGAGGAGAAGCCGTAtctctgcaccacgtgtgggagACGCTTCTCCTTTAGCTCACAACTCATTAGACACCAACGAActcacacaggagagagaccctACCCCTGCTCGCTCTGCGAGATGAAGTTCTTAGCGTATTATGCCCTCAAGAGGCATCAGAGGACCGTTCATCCTGGTGAGTCCTCCAGGGGGGCTTAACCCCATTTCAAGTTGTGCTCATTTctgaaatggagaggagggggtttgggcGCTGATTGGGCCAGAATTTGGtccggacctggctgggcatccatgtccccatgggcggggtgagtgatggcctcctcctgactcctcctggtaaattacttttccctccactcatgggttttctcacctttccccCTCCCGGGTTCagccccagagggtgggagcagccaagagcccaaccctgccccatcccgacctgccccatctccatccccggccctccCAGGGGAAGGGGGGAATCACAAGGGGATGAAATtgagagcaaggaggagaagggaagggagggagccgagcaggcagagccatgcaggaggtgggtgctcttcatgtgccttaagagcccccagctgagcccctttggtcccccccaggcgctgggacagccgagcagaaggaggagcagtgccagcccagggcagagcagagggggatgctgcaagggccccaagaggagccccagagccccgcggtggccgtggagcacgatggccaacagcagccccgggatacgcaagggagccacggaacgggggaaccccgaaaatgctctttcaaagggacgtatgCTGAAGACCCTCCAGAAGATGAAACCGAAACACAGAGTAGCTCCACAGAGAAGCTGTACaggtgtgagcactgtgggaagtTCTTCTCTACCAGCAGCAACCGGACACGTCACCAATGGACCCACTCTGgagagaagcccttcaagtgccaggagtgtgggaagagcttcacgCACAGATGGAAACTCCGgtgtcaccagaggacacacatgGAGGAGAAATCATATCTCTGCGCCACATGTGGGAAATGCTTCTCCTGTCGCTCAAACCTCCTCAAACACCAATTTACCCGCACAGGAGAGAGTCTGTGCGACGGCTCCCACTGCGGGAAGAGCTTCCAGCAGAATTATCAACTCGGGAAGCATCAAGAAGTCCTTCCCAATGGTGAGTCCTCCGTGACGGCTTAATCCCATGATATGTTCTGCTCAGCACTAAAATGGAAAGTAGGGGTCTTGGGGCTGGGGAATTTGTGAGGAACTGCCTGGGCATCCATCCCccatgggcagggctggagggcatCTTACATCCACGCAGGGggtttctcactttttctcttttttccctcttcctgggttcacccccagagggtgggagcagccaagagcccaaccctgccccatcccgacctgccccatctccatccccggccctcctggggggtggggagagTTTTGGGCGTGTGAAATTGGAAATGAAGGGTGGGTGCTGGTCCAGGGTgaagggggaggagggatgggggacgGATAGAGGAGGACGAGGAAGAAGAGGACAGAGAAGGATGAGGTACCAAAGGCACAccaaaaatgctctttcaaagggacgtgtgCTAAAGATACTCGAGAAGACGCATCCCAACCACCGAGTGGCTCTAGAGGCAAGAAGTACATGTGTGAGTATTGTGGGAAGGTCTTTCGCTGGGGAAGCAACCTGATACGTCATGAACggacccacacgggagagaagcccttcaagtgccAGGATTGCGGGAAGAGCTTCAGGGAAAGTGGGAGTCTGCGGTGTCACCGGAGCATACACACCAAGGCGAAGCCCTATgtctgcaccacgtgtgggaaacgcttctccgATAGATCAAACCGTAATAGACACAAACGAACTCACAGAGGAGAGACAACCTACCCCTGCTCGCACTGCGAGATGTCGTTCATGCAAAATTCTGACCTCTGGAGGCATGAGAGGGCCGTCCATCCTGGTGAGTCCTCAGGGGGGATTAACCCCATATCAGGTTGTGCTCAGTtctaaaatggagaggagggggtttgggggctgaaTGGGCCAGAATTTGGtccggacctggctgggcatccatgtccccatgggcggggtgagtgatggcctcctcctgactcctcctggtaaattacttttccctccactcatgggttttctcacctttccccCTCCCGGGTTCAGtcccagagggtgggagcagtcAAGAggccaaccctgccccatcccgacctgccccatctccatccccggctctcctggggggtggggagagTTTTGGGCACATGAAATTGGGAATGAAGGGTGGGTGCTGGTCcagggtgaaggaggaggagggatgggggagggaTAGATCAGGTGGATGAAGAAGAGCAAGGATGGGGTACAAAGGGAACAccaaaaatgctctttcaaagggacgtgtgCTGGAGATACTCGAGAATGCGCAACCCAAACACCGAGTAGCTCCAGAGGCAAGAAGTACATGTGTGAGTATTGTGGGAAGATCTATCCCGCGGTGAGGGACCTGAGACGTCACCAACGGAAGCACACGGGAGAGAggccctacaagtgccaggattgtgggaagagcttcagggaAAGTGGGAAACTTCTGGGTCatcagaggacacacaccaaggagaagccctttatctgcaccacgtgtgggaaaaACTTCTCTGAGTCGAACATCATCACCCACAAATGCATCCACACCGGAGAGAGACCGTACAGCTGCTCGCTGTGTGAGATGACCTTCCGGCAGTTAAGTGACCTCAGGAGGCATCAGAAAAATGTCCACCAGGGTGAGTCCTCCCGGGGGGGTTTAGCGTGAGATGtcgcaggccctgggggagctgtgggtggcgatggctgagtgcaatggatttctctcctgcaggcaccgagcccccagctggagccaggacaagcacccccggtgctggaggaggagttggagagcaaggaggagcagacaccgccgggacaaggggagggcgtgaagaacacccacccagccaccagcaagccggtggcccgcgccacgcgggggacctctaactgccccgagggtgggaagatcttccgcgggagtaacagcaggagacgtcaccaaagaaatcacccgggagaacgaccccacaagggcccagatggcgggaagacctgcaaggacttctccagcctcatctcccagcacagggcccagaagggagagagaccgtacaagtgccgggagggtggggagagcttcacccttcctgagcagctcccacctcgcCACGCACGACTGTCTCCCCGCACAGGAGAGCTCCCACCCGTGCCTGTTCTGCGGGCAGTCATTCAGCGTGGGCACCGGGTGTCTTGTCCACCAGAGGCCCCCTTGGAGGAGGTGCCCGTGGGCCAGGGAGCTTCTCTGGGGGCGATGGGCCCCCAAATCAGGGGCCTGTGGCCTCCCTGGGTAGGGACTTCCAGCCCTCTGGTCTCGTCCCATGAGCCGGGCGATGCTGGAGGGGAACTTGAGAGATCTCTGGGGGTGCTAATGCCCCAgcaaggtgtgtgtgggggtgaggggctgcgtgAGCCTCTCTCTGATCTAAACCTGAGTGCCTGCACACGGGAGTAAATTTGGAGGAGATTTGCCGGCAGGTGCCTCGGGTACATGGACAACGTGGCTCTTCCTTCACCCAGCGCGTGGGACCATCCCgccccagagccccagcacctccctggggactcgTGGGTGCGGGCAGAGGCGATGTTTAAGAaccgctgcctgcctgggaaccCAGGGAGCTCCCCTGAGCCCAGAGGGAGTGTAAAGGCTCGTTAGTCCGCGAGGGCGTTAACAAGAGCCAGCGCCGAGCAAAGTGCTCGACAGTCTCGGTACGACgtgctgggggtgttggttgtgCGGCACAAGCTGTGACCCCCGTGTGGTGTTTCACTCCGTTTGCTCTCAGgatgtttctctctccctgctcatctctccctTCGTTAAGTGTGTGTCCCGTTAATTAACACGTGACTCCAACCTGTGCGGCTGAACTCAGGCGGTGGCTTTTGTGCTTCCTGGTGGGATACAGCGATCCCCGAGCAGAGGGATTTATTTCTGGGGAGTCggcgcagagctgggggctggtggtAATTCCCCCCGGCCAGCACCCCGCCCCAGAGAACCCCCCTGGATTTCTCCACTTGGGAGCACACGCAGACACCGGGGCTGGAGTGACCGGGGGGTTTCTTATCGCCCTGTCCCTCGCGGGTTCCCAACGCGCCTCGTGGCGATGCCAACACACAGGGTCTTGTCATTGCTGGGCCCAGCTCCGAGGGGGGGGACGCGGCTTCTTGGGCTTCAGCTGAGTCGGCATTGGgggtctgccccctccctcggcTTAATTACGGccattgtgtgtgtgtcccctcctgctggccctgctcctcctccagccctccccctcctccatccctcctccttcaTCCTTTTCCTGTTCATTCcccggctcctcctcctccagccctccccctTCTGCTCGTccttcatccctcctcctcctcgtcctgctcctcctccatccctccccctcttccagcctcactcccccccatccctccacctTTTCTGCACTTGTCCCGCCCCCACGCCTGGTCCCCACTTTCACAGCGCCCCCCACAACACCCCCGTCCCCCCGAGAGGGCAGCGATGGAGatgcacacccccccttccctgcagggatttccctgagggatggagaatccgcatcccggcgcccccaggggacctgctgccgcctctcggggtgctcagcaccccctgcccggggctcagcacccacccggctgcaccctgttgtgctggtttgtgtgtggaggggctgggagcggcggaggggggacagggggggctcctgcgagaagatgctcaaagctcccgcggctccaggtcggacccgcccctggccaaggccgagccaattggCGGCGGCGAGTTCTGAGATAAGGGATTGAACcaggggaggatgggaggaggaggaggaggaagaggaggaggagaaaaagagaaggggggaGGGAAATAGCTCTGCGACcagcgaggaagaggaaggacgacccgaggcgggaggtgccctgagcagagagtgccctgcacccgtggagccccacgggggagcagatgcccccccagagcccctgggagggacccaggtgggaggaagatcgtggaggactgtctcccgtgggagggagcccagggcggagcaggggaggagtgtgaggagtcctccccctgaggaggaaggggcggcagagacaaggggtgatggagtgaccccaagccccatccctgccccctgcgccggggggggagcagggagagaaatggggagcaaagctgagcccgggcaggagggctggggggaagggctttggagatgtggttgtatttctcactgtcctgctctgccggattggtacatcgggggtggggggttcaaatgccattgctgttctttcttcctccccgatgGAGTCTCTCTTCCCCAGCCCATAACAGAGGAAGCAGAGCCCCCCCTCCCAACCTTGTCTGGTTCCCCCCCGgctttagattttattttgtcctccccatccctgttggggaaggggcGAGGGAGTATCTAGGTGGGGCTCAGGTGTCATCGGGGCTCAAAGCCCATCCTGGCGCTATCGGGcaaggccctgggggtgtgaggaggaggagaagggaagggagggagccgagcaggcagagccatgcaggaggtgggtgctcttcatgtgccttaagagcccccagctgagcccctttggtcccccccaggcgctgggacagccgagcagaaggaggagcagtgccagcccagggcagagcagagggggatgctgcaagggccccaagaggagccccagagccccgcggtggccgtggagcacgatggccaacagcagccccgggatacgcaagggagccgcggaacgggggaaccccgaaaatgctctttcaaagggacgtgtgGTGAAGACCCTCAAGATGACACAACCCAATTACCGAGGACTTCGAGACGGAAGGAgcacaagtgtgagcactgtgggaaggtcttcactTTTGGGATCTATTTGTCCATTCACCGACggatccacacgggagagaagccctacaagtgctggGACTGTGGGAGGAGCTTCACGCAGAGAGTACACCTCCAgggtcaccagaggacacacaccaaggagaagccctttatCTGCAgcacgtgtgggaaacgcttctcctttAGCTCCAACCTCCTTCTCCACCAACGcatccacacaggagagagaccctACCGCTGCTCACACTGCGAGATGAGGTTCTTCCGGTTTTATTGCCTCAAGAGGCATGAGAGGACCGTCCATCCTGGTGAGTCCTCCGGGGGGGCTTAACCCCATATCAAGCTGTGCTCAGTTctgaaatggagaggagggggtttgggggctgacTGGGCCAGAATTTGGtccggacctggctgggcatccatgtccccatgggcggggtgagtgatggcctcctcctgactcctggtaaattacttttccctccactcatgggttttctcacctttcccTTCCCGGGTTCagccccagagggtgggagcagccaagagcccaaccctgccccatcccgacctgccccatctccatccccggccctccTGAGGGGTGGGGAGAGTTTTGGGGATGTGAAAT comes from the Athene noctua chromosome 34, bAthNoc1.hap1.1, whole genome shotgun sequence genome and includes:
- the LOC141972568 gene encoding uncharacterized protein LOC141972568, with the translated sequence MANSTPMIRKGAAERGNPENALSVEWVVKSPKEMQPKQSRSREKQYKCAGTAEQKEEQCQPRAEQRGMLQGPQEEPQSPAVAVEHDGQQQPRDTQGSRGKRRPRKCSFKGTYCEDPQDDTTQPPRTSRRKEHKCEHCGKVFTFGIYLSIHRRIHTGEKPYKCWDCGRSFTQRVHLQGHQRTHTKEKPFICSTCGKRFSFSSNLLLHQRIHTGERPYQCEQCGKVFPWGSTLRLHRRIHTGEKPYKCQDCGKSFALSAYLMSHQRTHMEEKPYLCTTCGRRFSFSSQLIRHQRTHTGERPYPCSLCEMKFLAYYALKRHQRTVHPGAGTAEQKEEQCQPRAEQRGMLQGPQEEPQSPAVAVEHDGQQQPRDTQGSHGSSSTEKLYRCEHCGKFFSTSSNRTRHQWTHSGEKPFKCQECGKSFTHRWKLRCHQRTHMEEKSYLCATCGKCFSCRSNLLKHQFTRTGESLCDGSHCGKSFQQNYQLGKHQEVLPNGTCAKDTREDASQPPSGSRGKKYMCEYCGKVFRWGSNLIRHERTHTGEKPFKCQDCGKSFRESGSLRCHRSIHTKAKPYVCTTCGKRFSDRSNRNRHKRTHRGETTYPCSHCEMSFMQNSDLWRHERAVHPGTCAGDTRECATQTPSSSRGKKYMCEYCGKIYPAVRDLRRHQRKHTGERPYKCQDCGKSFRESGKLLGHQRTHTKEKPFICTTCGKNFSESNIITHKCIHTGERPYSCSLCEMTFRQLSDLRRHQKNVHQGTEPPAGARTSTPGAGGGVGEQGGADTAGTRGGREEHPPSHQQAGGPRHAGDL